The DNA segment TCGGTGCCCTGGCACTGGTTTCGCTGTTCCAGCTTTTCACCATTCCGAAGACGGCCAAACCCGGCGGCAGTATCGGCAAAGCCCTGCTTTCGGTCCCGTTGTTCGCCTATATGGCCATCAGCTCTGCCCGTTTCTTCATTTTTGAAACCGGAAACCCTCAGGGCATGGTGCTGTTCGCAGACAAAATTATGGATCAGGCCTCTCTGTTCCTGAACATCGGACTTTATATCTGGGTGGGTATGCTGCTGAAACAAACCTACGTGGGTGAATACATATTCCGCATCTTCAAACCCTGGAAGCTGCCGCCGGAACTGCTGGCCTTTGTGGCTGTTGTGATTATGGCGGTACCCACAGCCTACACCGGTGCCTCCGGTATCATCATCATCGCCATGGGCGCAGTGGTGTATGCGGAATTACGCCGAGTCGGTGCCCGCCGCAATCTGGCCCTGGCTGCCACCGCCATGAGCGGTAGCCTGGGTGTGGTGCTGCGCCCCTGTCTGCTGGTGCTCCTGATTGCCATGCTTAATAAAGAAGTCACCACCGACATGATGTACGGCTGGGGCGTAAAGGTGTTTATGCTCACCTCGTTTCTGTTCTTCCTGGTGTCGCTGATCGCAAAACAGGGGCCCATGAAAATTGCCCCGATTTCGGAAGCCCTGTCCCCCAGTCTGCGAGCATTCCAGCCGCTAGTTCCTTACGTTCTGATTTTTGTGGTTACCGCGGCCGCCTACGCGTTCCTGCTGGATACCCACCTGGACGAACACACTGCGCCAGTGGTTCTGCCCATGATCATCCTACTGTTGCTGGTATACGAGTTTGTCGTCAAGGACACCAAAAAACTGCTGCCCTGGCTGCTCTTGCTGGTGATACCCACTGCGACCTTTATGTACCAGCAGGATGGACTGATGACAGCCGCGATCCTGCCCCTGCTGCTGCTGTTGGTCCTGGTGCTGGTGCTGGTGCTGGAATCCAAGGTTAAACATGCACCGGATGAGGACAAACATGAAACCTATGAAGGTGAAGAGCGTGCCTCCTCACTGGAAAACTCAGTACGTCGGGCCACGACTGATACCACGGTCCATATCGGTGCCTTACTTTCCATTATGGCGTTGAGCCTGACCGTAGGTGGTGTAATCGAAGATTCCGGTATTTTCGAGGAAGTCGCCGCACAGAGTGATTTCTTCGGCAATATCTGGACGGCCATGATTGCCCTGGTCATTGTCCTGGTCATCATCGGGATGATTATGGATCCCTTTGGTGCCATCGTACTGGTATCCGGCACCGTGGCTCAGGCGGCCTACAGCCAGGGTATCGATCCCCTGCATTTCTGGATGATCACCCTGGTGGCCTTTGAGCTGGGTTACCTCAGCCCGCCGGTGGCCGTGAACCACCTGTTGACGCGGCAAGTGGTGGGCGAAGAGGAAATAGAGAAAGCCAAAGAGGATACCCGCGGCAAGAGTTTCTGGATTCGCCACGAACGCTATGTGCTGCCGCTAACCGTGATGGGTATAGCCCTGGTGCTGGTGGCATTCGGCCCCCTGGTGTACCAACAGTATTTCTGATAACTGATATTGGGGGCAACGCGAAACGCGTCCTGCCCTATACTGAGAAGGCGACCCCGGTCGCCTTCTTTTGTTTCGACTATCCGCTTAATTTTCCAACCCACTATCCGGAGCGAAGTAGATGACTAACCTGGTAGATGAATTGATCAACCTGTTGGATCTGGAAAGCGTTGAGCTGAACCTGTTCCGAGGCGTGAGCCCGCAATGTGTTTGGAGGTCAGGTGATCAGCCAGTCCCTGGTGGCAGCCTATCGAACCCTTGAGGAACAACGTCAGTGTCATTCGCTGCACGCCTATTTCCTGCGCCCCGGCGACATGAACGCGCCCATTGTGTTTGAAGTGGACCGCATTCGAGATGGTGGCAGTTTTACCACCCGGATAATTATGAAACTAAACCTTAATCGATTTTGATTGACCATGAAAGAAGCTTGATTGCCTAACTATTATACCGACAGGTTAGGATCTTTTTTTGCAGACGTATCGAGCTAATCTGGCCACAGATCTGAGAAAACTCGACTAATATCATCCAGCATGACTGGTTTCACAAGAAACTCATGCACACCGATGGACTTGAATTGATCCCTGATATCCTGCATTACGTGCGCGGTAAGCGCCACAATCCGTGGAGTTACACCTGATCTGCCTC comes from the Ketobacter sp. MCCC 1A13808 genome and includes:
- a CDS encoding TRAP transporter large permease subunit, which translates into the protein MNINFLGRNPREWLSSLPVFIILLGVLVLSIGENLNSQLNKLGNHIWPDYHILRLDVPVPSCDPNIDIESEVQKIVAQKKQEAADDPFGGMFGSEEVNEGAIRESLGKQAELCRMKHEAAQKTIEQKTPNVERFVAVDMALSALSQFRRDNNQIFLAIVFFVCALTAALTHHHIGLRPMQTVMDYRFGITAQLIAHVSLTYSSYSYLNNGWASGTLIQNEHIRWFYLFGFGALALVSLFQLFTIPKTAKPGGSIGKALLSVPLFAYMAISSARFFIFETGNPQGMVLFADKIMDQASLFLNIGLYIWVGMLLKQTYVGEYIFRIFKPWKLPPELLAFVAVVIMAVPTAYTGASGIIIIAMGAVVYAELRRVGARRNLALAATAMSGSLGVVLRPCLLVLLIAMLNKEVTTDMMYGWGVKVFMLTSFLFFLVSLIAKQGPMKIAPISEALSPSLRAFQPLVPYVLIFVVTAAAYAFLLDTHLDEHTAPVVLPMIILLLLVYEFVVKDTKKLLPWLLLLVIPTATFMYQQDGLMTAAILPLLLLLVLVLVLVLESKVKHAPDEDKHETYEGEERASSLENSVRRATTDTTVHIGALLSIMALSLTVGGVIEDSGIFEEVAAQSDFFGNIWTAMIALVIVLVIIGMIMDPFGAIVLVSGTVAQAAYSQGIDPLHFWMITLVAFELGYLSPPVAVNHLLTRQVVGEEEIEKAKEDTRGKSFWIRHERYVLPLTVMGIALVLVAFGPLVYQQYF